The nucleotide window cgcttggaaaAGGattagaccatgcaaggtggaatgagttgctcagcgaccgaaagagttgtgcaaagctcacagaggtgaggggaattgttaactcaaagaattcggtactcatgcattggcttgtatgcggacgatggaatgttcgcggccatcccaaggcgaccgaaacttggcgccatgaggcattgaaactttctcttcggcatgagaaggatatgtccgtaggaggctgaaggatgcaactagttcagcatgttgctaggccttgaggggtgcagcgggggctgtattgacgtggagtcacaatctagcaagtgtgtttgcaggaggcagaacaatgcacaatttgttcagcagatcggagtagtccaaggggatggtggtctccgaaacgaagagagatgttgctccaacgggacagttatccaggagggataagtcccggctctccagagggagaatcatgtgggacggatctcacaagttgaggaggagtacctcaacaaacaacaactccacgaaactcaatggactgagcaagcggcgaggagtcgtcgcataatctcgcttaagagaatgcattggtggatgcattgcgagatcaagtgggggagtgacccaaagcaactcaaatgaaggcacacttggagtcgatatagagatcgaactcaagggagggctgacccgtggaatggtgggcgcgagggccaccatcaactgaatgcaaaaacgaggagcggagcaacttgggtgtaacttggtgaagtacccaagccgtatgaagggagctagcatagaagatggaacatggagcggaggcatagtgctttccttggacagaggtcaaggacatgaactcttgcagaggcaagaacaggatcatgttgttccatgggtcattcattctaacggagcggactcatcttgcatggtgccaaagacgaagggaacttctgggcacatgcaactTATcttggaaaagcatttgatggaggaactaaggcgactcaattttcggaggcaaagttgggttcagaaggccttagcacggggcaagaggacgcagaggcgggtactcttgaagaatatgccacagtgttgtcattcaagttgctataaaggaggcagtgtgcagcgaagattgtgctggtagggatagaggcccaggatccagacaatggtgcactaattgcagcgaagtcgggggacttctagagctactaggcgacggactgtcctagagcggtgcttcatcttggtgtgactcaagagtgggtggatgaaggtcgattgccaaaggaacgaacaaaatcgaaggtggaagagaccctgcgatgtattggcagaggccacacatgaagggttcacaattcgagttcatcccacaaggatcagaatgcaatagagatgtcaccaggaggtgacatggtgcagcagatcgtggtggaacagttcgtggcaatgcgatacatacaatctagccccgtgagggactggatcatacggaggtatgatcgggagctactgggagctccacttcggtgaacaacacgacggcaagaagggctatggattcaaggagtgaaggccatgctaCCGCAGATgcgggtctttcgtgcgtgcatcgaattttgcatcagatgaaagtcttggtcatcagcatatgggggttgtgttccaccaagggaaaagtttgaatgcaagtaccaatatgtcccatgggagggacttgatcatacagcggtatgattgaagcagctgAAGAGTTAAACTACTCTAgatctcatattcgcttaagggagcccgacaagtcaggggacaaggtcgagtaagcgaacgttgctaccaaagaagctaaggagaacagaatcggtgcaaaccctacaacatgatggcagaggccatgcatgggagttgcagtctgtctttccatcgaccaaagggagctacttggagaacacagaggtgttgaagcagggggtcgaaaggggcgaggaagcgacgacgagtccagagggacttagctacccaaaatcaaacatcagatagaatggaggtggactcagaggagtaccacagaggcatatctactgattgtgaagaaaagggatgcagatgcgaggcgacggatagtagtgtcatgggcatgacagcgccatggcaccgcagaggcgggacttccgtgaaagtcattgatcccttgctctcattgagggagagcgcttggtcgcgaaaggggtcgaggaggtggagcatgcagaggcaaactccaagtaccgagacaaggctgaagggcagaggccaaggaacttcataagaccggtgttaatgagtttctcatcaagatagccgaaagtgaagggcttcgggtcatgcaagagtgcacgaccaaggaacgaagtaggcagcacgcggtgctgtaccttcgctacttagGGGAGTAagcggcaaggttgatggagaagacggtacaatcccagaggcgaccaaatctattagagaattactctaagttggggtgaaaacttcctgcattccagaagttcgatggcattgagaaggtgaatcacagtagctaactcaacgcaaggagtgcaaacacttcaagtgcttcagaagtgtgagcaaagagcaggcgaaggctagtaaccagctcgatgcatggagtacaacctcgaggaggcgggcgaagtcaagtaacctttgccttctcaactcttaagagaatgggcgaaaccgagtaccccaattcttttatctatccagcagaggagctctgcatatgttcaaagacccttcgaagataatgaaagacaatagttgtcaaatcctcaccaacggtgatcagtgctactgagagtagattgtccgcttcatttcccaacgaaatgccaatcgaaagcggaagtgatgcgaacctacttggatgtgacaactaagtgaaagaagagtcaatgaacaaattttgtggaggaatgacccaaaacttcagaagtttgcgagacgatgctcgttaaagctccaacaagcatccacccagttcaagcaacatgaggcatttgagagactggcgcagtgatgatggtcttttctttcatttgaaggatccgcaggaatcaataaggatcaacacaactcagccaaccccacaccggagtcagagtcattggtgagttgaagcagcatgacggatcaaaggttcgactactcaaaaacaacagcggagagcagttgggagccaagaggtgtattgtagctggagtagaagattgaagactcagcaaaggcgaggagttgcagtgtcaggCAAAGGCtttaacgaggacgtcgaaggaacaagtgggggagaatgtcacggacaaatttctaaacagggtgtttgatgtaatgcttatgtatgtctgtgtcttttggtatgttcatactttgtacaacatgtagagggacggtcgaaggcttaatagtcccattttagttaggttggtggccgctttaggcttgtaaataaagattgtgtcatgtggacacatgtgagagattcttggtctgtaatggaccattttaccctttgttgtgcaactgttcagagctggtaaagtctgtttgtaatttgcattgtctatgaaggtgTTTTTCGAATATGTTtggttgtggatcccgagtgaggcgttttctctatcatGTTCTCTCaaatgtgggtcctaagggaccatgggaggcttcgagtagactgacctttgcggacggacacgcaagggtgccgcacgacttaggcaaaaccagctaagtctgtgacagtacGGTACATGCTCTTTAACATGGCATTTCATGGGTTATATTTAGACATCAACTCTGTGCCAATCTAGCACTCTGCCAATTTGCACTTAATAAAACCGCCAGTAGTATGCCACTTGGTACATGCAAAAATCAAATAGAAAAGGCAAGTATATACATGAACACAACAACCACAAGCGATCTGCAATAACTAAATATAAAATAGCTCTTGATACCACCAACAGTCCTATATCAGATAAAGCTATAATGTAATTTGGTATCGTGATCATCAACAACCTCAAAAGTGCAGCTGAACATCACTTCTTTCCAAAAACAAGGCCCATGTGATTTGTGACAATATGACATCAGGGCAAAAACTAATACTGGTTCATCGCTCAACTTGAGACCTACCGTACAATCTCTAGTAGGACCCTACCAGAGTTGGAACATGATAAGCCACATAATACCAGTGTCATTCACCAGTTCGATACTCACATTAGACATGCAAACAGGACGTGAATTCTTCTGGTCTAGTGTACAGAACTTAGATACAGATATGGAAATCACATGGAGAGAAGCATACACATTAGGTAAATCCAGGAAAAGGAAAGATGAAAACATCGCTTTTAATATAAGTTAGTAGCAACAAACAAGAGGGAGACTTGGAGACAAAGATGAAAGCATAAGTTTTTTCTTCTTACACTCATGGGGGCCCTTTCAGTATGACGATTACATTTTTGAGGCAATTGATAGTGTTAGATTAAAgctacacttgcaataagaaaaaaatgGCCTTCCGCGGTCATAGCTGCCAATACCAGTAAGCCATACCATGGAATTCCAAGCTGACGAAAGCCTGTTTGTACTATAGCCAACCACATCTTGACCTAATGCACAAAATGGATTCCAATATATTGCATTACTTCGATGAGCTCCACACCAACCATATCTTGACCAACCGCATAAAATGGATCTCTATATACTGCATTACTACATTCAAGAGCAGGCCTAAATGGATCTCTATATACTACATTGACGATCAGGCCTAAATAGTACAAATCTCATACTTATTATACTAAATCACGAATGACGATCGAAAGACATCCAATCTTCCGCTTTGTTTCAGAAAAGACAAATGCCAAGTTTTCCTACTTCTGCGAAGAAATTTAAGTAGAAAACTGAATTTAGACGTTTTTTTACGAAGGATGTGCCTTCAACTATAGATTATGTATCCTAAACAGAAATAAAGAAGCCTGATTTGGTACGGATGATTCACAAAATAAGATGCAAACAAGAACAAGGCGATTCTCACCTCTTCGATGGAGATTACTTGTACCATACTAAAACCTAGGACACCCTTTACATCAAACTCGATACCCACGGCCAGGTTTCGCTGATCGACATGCTGAAGAAAACAACAAACCCTCTATCACGTTGTAACGTTTCCACGACAGTCACTAGAATCCCAAGTCCCTCAAACTCAAAAGAACGGCCTAATCTGGCGGCACGGGAAGGATCCATCACCTAATAAAGCCGAGCGAATCTGTCCTCGTTGTCGAGCAGCCGACCGACGACCGAGCTGGGGATGAAGCCAGCGAGGCCATCGCCCCCCACCGGAGGCAGGCTCGAGCCTCGTCGCCACCGCCTTCGCCGAGGCAAGCGCGGGTTGGAGGCCGAATTGGCGACGAGAGGCAGAGGAGTCGAACATGTCGAGTTTGCTTGCGTTTGGCATTTAAGGCTAGCGGTGTAAGAAAAGGTAAATTTTCCCGTTCAATTTCGAATTCAtttcaaatcaattttaatttggTAGGCCTTTAATTTTTTAGATAACTagataataaatttatttctCATTCTACATATAACAACTTAAacctctaatatatatatatatatatatatatatatatatatatatatatatatatatatatatatatatatatatatatatatatatatatatatatatcaggtgTTTTGGACTAATTTAGaaactcaaatatcaaaaaatattatatgaaactatctttttttttatgaaaaatataataataaaaaaaccaaaaataaaaaatgatgtatatttCACAAgctgaataattcataaaaaaatcatatatatatatatatatatatatatatatatatatatatatatatatatatatatatatatatatatatatatatatatatatatatatgtatggataaaattgaagaagaacaaaatttgagtatAAAAGTTATGAGACATATCTCAAGACACTTAGGAAGTTCATGGTGTTAATGCAAAAACAAGCTAATGCAGTCCATAAAATTATACCAAagcaatttgaaaaatatttacataAATGATATAAATATGTGATCTACAAACTTATTCCAATAAAACAGTATACACACCATCTCTATAAAATTAAAAAGACACatggagaagagaagaggagCCTACTATGATAACGAGACTTTAATAATAAAAATCGAGAAGATATCATAGGAGAAATTAAAGAACGATAAAAAAAATGAACCCTGAAGGATTTATAaattctctacgatgaaagaccaAGTGAAGACCCTAATTTTTCTAgggaatttattttatatttttatgaattattcagaTTGTGAAATTCgtgtcaatttttttatttttagatatttttttctcattttcatataAATACGATGGATCAAtgtaatattttttgacatttgagATTTTAAATTAGTCCAAAATatatggtaaaaattcaagctaaagaaaataattcataATATATGATGCATTGTTTTTGCCTAATATCTAAAAAATAGAGCATGACATAGAAGGATTGGTCCAATATACCTAAAAATTTTGGGAAAGTTTTATATTGGACTCAAATATACATATGTTATTGGTTTTctttttaggtatttttttgatttttttaatgaattattcAGCTTGTGAAATatacatcatttttatttttggtctttttttttattttcataaaaaaatgatagtttcatataatattttttgatatttgagtttCTAAATTAGTCCAAAACTCCTGATAAAAATTtgggttagagaaaatattttctaatatactATTTCTTTCTTTGCCTAAAACATAAAAACAATGCATCATATCGAAGGATTGGTCCAAATTGCCTAAAATTTTTTGAAAAGGATTGAATTGGACCCAAACGGCTATATGTCatcagtttttttttattttagcaaaTTTATtcgatatttttatgaattattcagcTTGTGAACtttatggttttttttttattttatttttagcttgtttttccattttcacaaaaAATCacaaatccatatatatatatatatatattttttttttttgacatttaaGCTTTTGAATTGGTCAAAATCACTTGATAAAAATTTAGATCAGAAAAAATAATTCCTAATATGCAATGCACTATTTTTtgcttaaaatttaaaaataataatcagaTTAAAGGATTGGTCCAAATGACCTAAACACTTGATAAAAATTTGGGCGAGAAAACTCAAACCTAAAAGTTAGTCTCAAATTTATTGTGTTATTTCAACATGTAAAATAGTGTATGTATTGTAAAACAGTGAATCTAGTGAAAGTTACAATTCCAATATAATTTGCATCAACTTTGGACAAACATCTAAGTTAGTTTTCACTAAATTGTTTCAAAATTATAAAACATATGGTCTCATAATTCAATGATCTTTAGTAAAATTTTAGTATATTTATTAATTCATTAGTAAAAATAATTGATAATTTAAGTTTATTGGAGTAATACAAATGAAAAtttgtatatttttatatataaaggaATTAAATGGTTGAAAAATATCTGTAAtatctctatatttttaaatacatataatgtttatatatatatatatataattttcttttcgtCTTTATGGTTATTTTCATCGATAAAGGACAGTTAGGTGGACCGAAACACCCGTGAAAAGGGTTTGAGCGCGGTGGGATGTCCTTGGTGGGCAGGCGGAATCACCCTGGACGATTCAGGGGCGATGACCACATCGACCCTGAACCTCCTCAGGTGTGATTCGGCTCTGCTTTACAATCGTTTTTCCCCTCGGCCTCTTGCGGAGACGGATACTTCGAAGCCATCTGCCGGCCGTGCGGCGGCGTCCACTATGTGGCCTTCTCAACCTTTTTATCATGCTCCATCACCGCTTCTCCTCCACTCCTCCCGGCTTTCGCAAGCCTCTGAGCTGTGAACCATGGCAGTCCATGTAGCTGCTGCTCCTAatcagctctttcttctctttcctcGTTGCGGCTAACAGCTCATGTATTTCTTCATGGATGCATGCAGGGTCAGAGCATGGAGGTCAACGAGGCCGGTACCCATCCCCACACATCTGGGAAGACAAGAAAAGGTGGATTCAGAGCCGCCATGTTCGTCTTCGGTAAGCAATCATGCATCCTAAATCTCAAAAGAACACCTCTCGTGGATCCATAACGCATCACTCATATGAATCGGAGTTGTACAGCTATGTCGGGGGTGGAGAATGTTGGCTTCATAGCAAACATGGTGAGCTTGGTGTTGTACTTCATGTACGTAATGCACTTCGATCTGGCTGGCTCCTCGACCACTCTCACTAACTTCGTGGGTGCAACCTTCCTGCTCACCATCGTCGGAGGTTTCATCTCCGACACGTACATGACCAGGCTCAACACGGCTCTTCTCTTCGGGTTCTTCGAGATCGCGGTAACTTGATCGACCTGTTGTAAGCTACCGACTGTGCTTTCGTCTTGTACTGACCAATTGCATGCATACAAAGGGTTACATCCTTCTCGCCGTTCAAGCTTACAAGAGCAGCTTGCGTCCTTGCTCGACATGTCGCTTGGAGGGACGAAACGCGCTGCTTTTCCACGCGATCTTGTGTCTCTTGGCGATAGGCTTCGGAGGGACACGGGGGTCGTTCCCTGCGCTTGGAGCAGACCAGTTCGACAAGAAGAACCCCAAGCAGAAGTACCAAATCACCACCTACTTCAACTTTATGTTGCTCAGCGTCACTCTGGGCGCCACTGTGGGGGTGACGGTGATCGTCTGGGTGAGCACCGAGAAGAAACAGTGGTCATTGGCTTTCTTGATATCCATGTTGCTCGCCTTGCTTGGCTTCGCCTTCCTCGCTGCCGGGAAGCCTTTCTACCTCGTCCGCGTTCCAGGAGACAGCCCCCTCCTCAAGCTCATCCAGGTCTGTAGTGCCTCCTCAGAGAACCACTAGATTAATGCAAGATTGACTCCCTTATATTTCAGGTCGTAGTTGTTGCATTCAAGAATCGGAAGCTGACCGTGCCTCAGAATTCTGATGATCTGTATGAGATCAATGAGAAAGTGGATGAACATGTCGAAGAAAAGCTACCACATTCCAGCCAATTGAGGTGATGTCCTGTAAATACATGTCTGCTGTGTTTTGGTTTCAGTACTACTATGGAATGAAGAGAGATGGGTCGTCATCTCCAGGTTCTTAGACAAAGCAGCGGTGCTGCCGGAAAACACCAGAGCAGAGCCATGGAAGGTGTGCACGGTAACACAAGTAGAGGAGCTAAAGATCATCATCCGCATGCTCCCCATCCTGGCCAGCACCATACTCATGAACACCTGCCTCGCCCAGCTTCAGACCTTCTCGGTGCAACAGGGCAACATCATGGACCTCCACCTCGGCTCCTTCGAGGTCCCGGCCGCCTCCATCCCCGTCATCCCCGTCGTCTTCATGTCCATACTCATCCCCATCTACAACTTCGTCTTCATCCCCTTCGCACGCGGCATCACCGGCCACCCTTCCGGCATCACCCACCTCCAGCGCGTCGGCGTCGGCCTCGTCCTCTCTGCCGTCTCCATggccatcgccgccgccgtcgAGCTGAAGCGCCGCAACGCGGCCGTCCAAGACGGCAAGCTTATCAGCCTCTTCTGGCTGTCCTTCCAGTACGGCATATTCGGGGTGGCCGACATGTTCACGCTGGTTGGGCTACTGGAGTTCTTCTACAGCGAGGCGCCGGCCGGAATGCGCTCCCTCTCCACATCCCTCTCgtttctctccctctccttcggCTACTTCCTCAGCTCCATCTTCGTGCAAGCCATCAACGGCATCACAGGGAGGTTGACGCAAAGCCGGCAGGGATGGCTCCACGGGCTGGATCTGAACGCGAACCGCCTGGAACTGTTCTACTCTTTCCTCGCCGTATTGAGCTGCCTCAACTTTGGGGTCTATCTCATGTGTGCCAAATGGTACAAGTACAGGGCGGAAGGTTCAGCGGCGGCCACTGCGGAAGGCGATAAGAGTACTGATGCACCGGCCGAGCGCTCTATCAATGGCGTTGTGTCTCCGGATAAGTTAATCTGATGGATAGCCAGCAATCCAAGGGTTGCAGATGGAAGAAAATGATGCTGCTTCGTTTACAGCTTCCATACATCTATATGTTTGTAGTATTGCCAGAACCAAGTTATATGTAGAGCACGGATCCTCTTCTGGCACAGTTATGTGAAGAAAGAGAGATGTAATCTTTTCTCAGATCGTAATAGTAAATTATTATTAGcctaagataaagaaaaaaataaagttatattatatatataataataatttaaatcaataaaattttatttctaaaattctatctaattaattaaaaataaaaaataagaatcttAAAATCTCATAATATAATACTTTAAATCTTAATACTCCCTGAAAGTCCCAACTTAGTTCGAAGCTTTTCATTAGAGAGAGACTTTGTAAAgagaaatatcaagaaatcattaCAAAATTTGACTGAAGGAATGTAGATGCGGCTGTCAAGATCTACACGTATCATCATGTGCTTTCGTCGATGAGCAAACAAGAAGTGGTCAGCGGGGTGACTTCATAGCAGACATGAGAACCACGGCTTGAGCCCATACTTTGATCCTGGCCTTCATCTTCTCCGGGTCGTCATCTGTTCATCATTACACATCATTGTCATTATTTCCATTAGCAACATTGTCGAAGAGAATATAGATGTGGAGATGTAGTCACCATAATTACTTCCCATTAATTGAGGCCACATATACTTTCTTTCAAGTTTCAGTCGATTGATCAAACCTGGGCTGGCGATCTTCCAGTTGGCGACTGGGGAAAGGTCGTCGCAGGTGCCGGCGGCGTCCGCCTGCATGTCGGAGAACGCTACAGGGAGTTCCACCCTCAGATGGCCGCAGGGAAACCCGATCATGAGATCACGGCACGCCTTCACCTCCTCCTTGTTCAGGCTTATCGGCCCGGACCCACCCGGCACCCGGACTACGAGCCGACACTCCGCCGGCGCAGCCTGGCTCCCCTTCGTCTCCAGTGCTCGATCTGGTCGCCGCTCCCTCTCTGCCGACGCCATGCTCGACGA belongs to Musa acuminata AAA Group cultivar baxijiao chromosome BXJ1-11, Cavendish_Baxijiao_AAA, whole genome shotgun sequence and includes:
- the LOC135596492 gene encoding protein NRT1/ PTR FAMILY 4.2-like, translated to MSLVGRRNHPGRFRGDDHIDPEPPQGQSMEVNEAGTHPHTSGKTRKGGFRAAMFVFAMSGVENVGFIANMVSLVLYFMYVMHFDLAGSSTTLTNFVGATFLLTIVGGFISDTYMTRLNTALLFGFFEIAGYILLAVQAYKSSLRPCSTCRLEGRNALLFHAILCLLAIGFGGTRGSFPALGADQFDKKNPKQKYQITTYFNFMLLSVTLGATVGVTVIVWVSTEKKQWSLAFLISMLLALLGFAFLAAGKPFYLVRVPGDSPLLKLIQVVVVAFKNRKLTVPQNSDDLYEINEKVDEHVEEKLPHSSQLR
- the LOC135597659 gene encoding protein NRT1/ PTR FAMILY 4.6-like; the encoded protein is MLPILASTILMNTCLAQLQTFSVQQGNIMDLHLGSFEVPAASIPVIPVVFMSILIPIYNFVFIPFARGITGHPSGITHLQRVGVGLVLSAVSMAIAAAVELKRRNAAVQDGKLISLFWLSFQYGIFGVADMFTLVGLLEFFYSEAPAGMRSLSTSLSFLSLSFGYFLSSIFVQAINGITGRLTQSRQGWLHGLDLNANRLELFYSFLAVLSCLNFGVYLMCAKWYKYRAEGSAAATAEGDKSTDAPAERSINGVVSPDKLI
- the LOC135597661 gene encoding uncharacterized protein LOC135597661, which produces MEVEDDSEMKEKRDWSGRLPRLSMGSEGEDEVARCSRCGQPLNDSDQVMSSSSMASAERERRPDRALETKGSQAAPAECRLVVRVPGGSGPISLNKEEVKACRDLMIGFPCGHLRVELPVAFSDMQADAAGTCDDLSPVANWKIASPDDDPEKMKARIKVWAQAVVLMSAMKSPR